One segment of Vagococcus martis DNA contains the following:
- a CDS encoding conjugal transfer protein has translation MRKEDLMMKFRKNQNKEKQIPKEKKPRVYKVNPHKKVVIALWVLLGLSFSFAIFKHFTAIDTHTIHETTIIEKEYVDTHHVENFVENFAKVYYSWEQSDKSIDNRMESLKGYLTDELQALNVDTVRKDIPVSSSVRGFQIWTVEPTGDNEFNVTYSVDQLITEGENTKTVHSAYIVSVYVDGSGNMVLVKNPTITNIPKKSSYKPKAIESEGTVDSITTNEINEFLTTFFKLYPTATASELSYYVNDGILKPIGKEYIFQELVNPIHNRKDNQVTVSLTVEYIDQQTKATQVSQFDLVLEKNGSNWKIIE, from the coding sequence ATGAGAAAGGAAGATTTAATGATGAAATTTAGAAAAAATCAGAATAAAGAAAAACAGATACCAAAGGAAAAGAAACCTCGTGTCTATAAGGTCAATCCTCATAAAAAGGTTGTGATTGCCTTGTGGGTACTTTTAGGGCTTAGTTTCAGCTTTGCGATATTCAAGCACTTTACAGCTATAGATACTCATACTATTCACGAAACAACTATCATAGAAAAGGAATACGTTGATACTCATCATGTAGAAAATTTTGTAGAGAACTTTGCGAAAGTCTACTATTCATGGGAGCAATCCGATAAGTCCATTGATAATCGAATGGAAAGTCTAAAAGGCTATCTGACAGATGAACTTCAAGCTCTCAATGTTGATACAGTACGCAAAGATATTCCTGTATCGTCTTCTGTAAGAGGATTTCAGATATGGACGGTAGAGCCAACTGGCGACAATGAGTTTAATGTAACCTACAGTGTAGACCAGCTCATTACAGAGGGAGAAAATACAAAGACCGTCCACTCTGCTTATATAGTGAGTGTCTATGTAGATGGTTCTGGAAATATGGTACTGGTTAAGAATCCGACCATTACCAACATACCTAAGAAATCAAGTTATAAACCAAAAGCCATTGAAAGTGAGGGGACGGTTGATTCCATTACAACCAATGAAATCAATGAGTTTTTAACGACGTTCTTCAAGCTCTATCCTACAGCGACAGCCAGTGAACTTTCCTACTATGTGAATGACGGGATATTAAAACCAATCGGAAAAGAGTACATCTTTCAAGAACTGGTAAATCCTATTCACAATCGTAAGGATAATCAAGTCACGGTATCGCTGACAGTGGAGTATATCGACCAGCAGACCAAAGCAACGCAGGTATCTCAATTTGATTTGGTACTTGAAAAGAACGGGAGTAATTGGAAGATTATAGAATAA
- the tet(M) gene encoding tetracycline resistance ribosomal protection protein Tet(M), translating into MKIINIGVLAHVDAGKTTLTESLLYNSGAITELGSVDKGTTRTDNTLLERQRGITIQTGITSFQWENTKVNIIDTPGHMDFLAEVYRSLSVLDGAILLISAKDGVQAQTRILFHALRKMGIPTIFFINKIDQNGIDLSTVYQDIKEKLSAEIVIKQKVELYPNMCVTNFTESEQWDTVIEGNDDLLEKYMSGKSLEALELEQEESIRFQNCSLFPLYHGSAKSNIGIDNLIEVITNKFYSSTHRGPSELCGNVFKIEYTKKRQRLAYIRLYSGVLHLRDSVRVSEKEKIKVTEMYTSINGELCKIDRAYSGEIVILQNEFLKLNSVLGDTKLLPQRKKIENPHPLLQTTVEPSKPEQREMLLDALLEISDSDPLLRYYVDSTTHEIILSFLGKVQMEVISALLQEKYHVEIELKEPTVIYMERPLKNAEYTIHIEVPPNPFWASIGLSVSPLPLGSGMQYESSVSLGYLNQSFQNAVMEGIRYGCEQGLYGWNVTDCKICFKYGLYYSPVSTPADFRMLAPIVLEQVLKKAGTELLEPYLSFKIYAPQEYLSRAYNDAPKYCANIVDTQLKNNEVILSGEIPARCIQEYRSDLTFFTNGRSVCLTELKGYHVTTGEPVCQPRRPNSRIDKVRYMFNKIT; encoded by the coding sequence ATGAAAATTATTAATATTGGAGTTTTAGCTCATGTTGATGCAGGAAAAACTACCTTAACAGAAAGCTTATTATATAACAGTGGAGCGATTACAGAATTAGGAAGCGTGGACAAAGGTACAACGAGGACGGATAATACGCTTTTAGAACGTCAGAGAGGAATTACAATTCAGACAGGAATAACCTCTTTTCAGTGGGAAAATACGAAGGTGAACATCATAGACACGCCAGGACATATGGATTTCTTAGCAGAAGTATATCGTTCATTATCAGTTTTAGATGGGGCAATTCTACTGATTTCTGCAAAAGATGGCGTACAAGCACAAACTCGTATATTATTTCATGCACTTAGGAAAATGGGGATTCCCACAATCTTTTTTATCAATAAGATTGACCAAAATGGAATTGATTTATCAACGGTTTATCAGGATATTAAAGAGAAACTTTCTGCCGAAATTGTAATCAAACAGAAGGTAGAACTGTATCCTAATATGTGTGTGACGAACTTTACCGAATCTGAACAATGGGATACGGTAATAGAGGGAAACGATGACCTTTTAGAGAAATATATGTCCGGTAAATCATTAGAAGCATTGGAACTCGAACAAGAGGAAAGCATAAGATTTCAGAATTGTTCTCTGTTCCCTCTTTATCATGGAAGTGCAAAAAGTAATATAGGGATTGATAACCTTATAGAAGTTATTACTAATAAATTTTATTCATCAACACATCGAGGTCCGTCTGAACTTTGCGGAAATGTTTTCAAAATTGAATATACAAAAAAAAGACAACGTCTTGCATATATACGCCTTTATAGTGGAGTACTACATTTACGAGATTCGGTTAGAGTATCAGAAAAAGAAAAAATAAAAGTTACAGAAATGTATACTTCAATAAATGGTGAATTATGTAAGATTGATAGAGCTTATTCTGGAGAAATTGTTATTTTGCAAAATGAGTTTTTGAAGTTAAATAGTGTTCTTGGAGATACAAAACTATTGCCACAGAGAAAAAAGATTGAAAATCCGCACCCTCTACTACAAACAACTGTTGAACCGAGTAAACCTGAACAGAGAGAAATGTTGCTTGATGCCCTTTTGGAAATCTCAGATAGTGATCCGCTTCTACGATATTACGTGGATTCTACGACACATGAAATTATACTTTCTTTCTTAGGGAAAGTACAAATGGAAGTGATTAGTGCACTGTTGCAAGAAAAGTATCATGTGGAGATAGAACTAAAAGAGCCTACAGTCATTTATATGGAGAGACCGTTAAAAAATGCAGAATATACCATTCACATCGAAGTGCCGCCAAATCCTTTCTGGGCTTCCATTGGTTTATCTGTATCACCGCTTCCGTTGGGAAGTGGAATGCAGTATGAGAGCTCGGTTTCTCTTGGATACTTAAATCAATCGTTTCAAAATGCAGTTATGGAGGGGATACGCTATGGCTGTGAACAAGGATTGTATGGTTGGAATGTGACGGACTGTAAAATCTGTTTTAAGTATGGCTTATACTATAGCCCTGTTAGTACCCCAGCAGATTTTCGGATGCTTGCTCCTATTGTATTGGAACAAGTCTTAAAAAAAGCTGGAACAGAATTGTTAGAGCCATATCTTAGTTTTAAAATTTATGCGCCACAGGAATATCTTTCACGAGCATACAACGATGCTCCTAAATATTGTGCGAACATCGTAGACACTCAATTGAAAAATAATGAGGTCATTCTTAGTGGAGAAATCCCTGCTCGGTGTATTCAAGAATATCGTAGTGATTTAACTTTCTTTACAAATGGACGTAGTGTTTGTTTAACAGAGTTAAAAGGGTACCATGTTACTACCGGTGAACCTGTTTGCCAGCCCCGTCGTCCAAATAGTCGGATAGATAAAGTACGATATATGTTCAATAAAATAACTTAG
- a CDS encoding cysteine-rich KTR domain-containing protein, producing MNYKWILCPVCGNKTRLKIREDTELKKFPLYCPKCRQENLIEIKQFKVTVITEPDAKTQSR from the coding sequence ATAAACTACAAGTGGATATTGTGTCCTGTATGTGGAAATAAAACACGATTAAAGATAAGGGAAGATACTGAATTAAAAAAATTCCCCCTCTATTGTCCGAAATGCAGACAAGAAAATTTAATTGAAATAAAGCAGTTCAAAGTAACTGTGATTACAGAGCCAGACGCAAAGACGCAGAGCCGATAA
- a CDS encoding helix-turn-helix transcriptional regulator, which produces MRKKEDKYDFRAFGLAIKEARLKRGLTREQVGALIEIDPRYLTNIENKGQHPSIQVLYDLVSLLHVSVDEFFLPANNLVKSTRRLQIEKYMDSFTDKELSLMESLASGINEARNIED; this is translated from the coding sequence ATGCGTAAAAAAGAAGATAAATATGATTTTAGAGCCTTTGGTTTAGCCATTAAAGAAGCTCGATTGAAACGAGGTTTAACTCGTGAACAAGTGGGAGCATTGATTGAAATTGACCCACGGTACTTAACTAATATTGAAAATAAAGGGCAACACCCCAGCATACAAGTTCTTTATGACCTTGTATCGTTACTTCATGTTTCCGTTGATGAATTTTTCTTACCTGCTAATAACTTGGTAAAAAGCACCCGACGATTACAGATAGAGAAATACATGGATAGCTTTACAGACAAAGAACTATCCTTAATGGAATCTTTAGCCAGCGGTATCAACGAAGCAAGAAACATCGAAGACTAA
- a CDS encoding sigma-70 family RNA polymerase sigma factor has translation MKPSSFQTTIENQFDYICKRAMEDERKNYMLYLSRIAKREVSFSDVGDYLVSQFATTDNYSTDFQIFTLNGLSVGVENDLLSEALRELPDKKREILLLFYFMDMSDSEIADLLKLNRSTVYRHRTSGLALIKKFMEEFEE, from the coding sequence ATGAAACCATCTTCTTTTCAGACCACAATAGAAAATCAGTTTGACTATATCTGTAAACGTGCTATGGAAGACGAGCGAAAGAATTATATGCTTTATCTTTCAAGGATTGCAAAGCGTGAGGTGTCCTTTTCGGATGTTGGCGATTATCTTGTTAGCCAGTTTGCGACAACAGATAACTATTCAACTGACTTTCAGATTTTTACACTCAATGGGTTATCAGTAGGCGTTGAAAATGATTTGTTGAGTGAAGCATTACGTGAGTTGCCAGACAAGAAACGTGAAATTCTACTGCTGTTTTACTTTATGGACATGAGCGATTCAGAAATTGCAGACCTGTTGAAATTGAACCGTTCTACTGTCTATCGGCATAGAACCAGTGGACTAGCCTTAATTAAAAAGTTTATGGAGGAATTTGAAGAATGA
- a CDS encoding helix-turn-helix domain-containing protein, which produces MKTQYPMIPFPLIVKATDGDTEAINQILHHYRGYITKRSLRLMKDEYGNQSMVVDEVLRGRMETRLITKILSFEIK; this is translated from the coding sequence ATGAAAACACAATATCCTATGATTCCCTTTCCTCTCATTGTAAAGGCAACAGATGGCGATACCGAAGCGATTAACCAGATTCTACATCATTACAGAGGGTACATAACGAAGCGTTCCCTACGACTTATGAAAGATGAATATGGCAATCAAAGTATGGTCGTTGATGAAGTCTTACGTGGAAGAATGGAAACCAGACTGATTACAAAGATTTTGTCATTTGAAATTAAGTAA
- a CDS encoding excisionase has protein sequence MKQTDIPIWERYTLTIEEASKYFRIGENKLRRLAEENKNANWLIMNGNRIQIKRKQFEKIIDTLDAI, from the coding sequence ATGAAGCAGACTGACATTCCTATTTGGGAACGTTATACCCTAACCATTGAAGAAGCGTCAAAATATTTTCGTATTGGCGAAAACAAGCTACGACGCTTGGCAGAGGAAAATAAAAATGCAAATTGGCTGATTATGAATGGCAATCGTATTCAGATTAAACGAAAACAATTTGAAAAAATTATAGATACATTGGACGCAATCTAG
- a CDS encoding tyrosine-type recombinase/integrase has product MSEKRRDNKGRILKTGESQRKDGRYLYKYIDSFGEPQFVYSWKLVATDRVPAGKRDCISLREKIAELQKDIHDGIDVVGKKMTLCQLYAKQNAQRPKVRKNTETGRKYLMDILKKDKLGVRSIDSIKPSDAKEWAIRMSENGYAYQTINNYKRSLKASFYIAIQDDCVRKNPFDFQLKAVLDDDTVPKTVLTEEQEEKLLAFAKADKTYSKNYDEILILLKTGLRISEFGGLTLPDLDFENRLVNIDHQLLRDTEIGYYIETPKTKSGERQVPMVEEAYQAFKRVLANRKNDKRVEIDGYSDFLFLNRKNYPKVASDYNGMMKGLVKKYNKYNEDKLPHITPHSLRHTFCTNYANAGMNPKALQYIMGHANIAMTLNYYAHATFDSAMAEMKRLNKEKQQERLVA; this is encoded by the coding sequence ATGTCAGAAAAAAGACGTGACAATAAAGGTCGAATCTTAAAGACTGGAGAGAGCCAACGAAAAGACGGAAGATACTTATACAAATATATAGATTCATTTGGAGAACCGCAATTTGTTTACTCGTGGAAACTTGTGGCTACAGACCGAGTACCAGCAGGAAAGCGTGATTGTATCTCACTTAGAGAGAAAATCGCAGAGTTACAGAAAGACATTCATGATGGTATTGATGTTGTAGGAAAGAAAATGACACTCTGCCAGCTTTACGCAAAACAGAACGCTCAAAGACCAAAGGTTAGAAAAAACACTGAAACTGGACGCAAATATCTTATGGATATTTTGAAGAAAGACAAGTTAGGTGTAAGAAGTATTGACAGTATTAAGCCATCAGACGCTAAAGAATGGGCTATTAGAATGAGTGAAAATGGTTATGCTTATCAAACCATCAATAACTACAAACGTTCTTTAAAGGCTTCATTCTATATTGCTATACAAGATGATTGTGTTCGGAAGAATCCATTTGACTTTCAACTGAAAGCAGTTCTTGATGATGATACTGTCCCTAAGACCGTACTAACAGAAGAACAGGAAGAAAAACTGTTAGCCTTTGCAAAAGCTGATAAAACCTACAGCAAAAATTATGATGAAATTCTGATACTCTTAAAAACAGGTCTTCGTATTTCAGAGTTTGGTGGTTTGACACTTCCAGATTTAGATTTTGAGAATCGTCTTGTCAATATAGACCATCAGCTATTGAGAGATACTGAAATTGGGTACTACATTGAAACACCAAAGACCAAAAGTGGCGAACGTCAAGTTCCTATGGTTGAAGAAGCCTATCAAGCATTTAAGCGAGTGTTAGCGAATCGAAAGAATGATAAGCGTGTTGAGATTGATGGATATAGTGATTTCCTCTTTCTTAATAGAAAGAACTATCCAAAAGTGGCAAGTGATTACAACGGCATGATGAAAGGTCTTGTTAAGAAATACAATAAGTATAACGAGGATAAATTGCCACACATCACTCCACATAGTTTGCGACATACATTCTGTACCAACTATGCAAATGCAGGAATGAATCCAAAGGCATTACAGTACATTATGGGACATGCTAATATAGCCATGACGCTGAACTATTACGCACATGCAACATTCGATTCTGCAATGGCAGAAATGAAACGCTTGAATAAAGAGAAGCAACAGGAGCGTCTTGTTGCTTAG
- a CDS encoding ABC-2 transporter permease, with protein sequence MINYLKQEGQDFFHNKKNIVLYLVVGFLSLFFVIKVEPNFNIYETTNLKKIEANYLDKKHFLETVNLEGETHPDTLSAVESFRMVLPIEEKRYEALKKQDFKTYAKVTAEWYEGGRILNPLYYTYGNDFAEFENFYGNRSMGPKMAQYAKQTSKLSLNQLNEETAWQVVSRLMHRVLPVLFCLLAILFSVDMISKDRQHKSLVNGYPLSVFKRLIAKLIITFIGLFLMIIPLSIGFIWIGLRRGFGSLSLPSSYSVFPIDAVSNLNSTFSSETIGLFLVKSFGLMGLSCLAIVLFTFLVSFWLKQDFINLVVMVLITFSSLFYQRHGLGDIYALYYSPTSYLYSGDIVSGYQGFFWSTPYLTTNQGYLVVGVTVLLLILLLKLSTVKKRQL encoded by the coding sequence ATGATTAATTATTTGAAACAAGAAGGGCAAGATTTTTTTCATAATAAAAAAAATATCGTCTTATACTTGGTTGTAGGGTTTCTTTCCTTATTTTTTGTGATAAAAGTTGAACCCAACTTTAATATTTATGAAACAACGAATTTAAAAAAAATAGAAGCAAACTACCTAGATAAAAAGCATTTTTTAGAAACAGTGAATCTTGAAGGAGAGACTCACCCAGACACTTTAAGTGCTGTTGAATCATTTCGTATGGTATTGCCAATTGAAGAAAAAAGATATGAGGCTCTAAAAAAGCAAGACTTCAAAACATATGCGAAAGTAACTGCTGAATGGTATGAAGGTGGTAGGATTCTAAACCCATTGTATTACACATATGGTAATGATTTCGCGGAGTTTGAAAATTTTTATGGTAATAGAAGTATGGGCCCAAAAATGGCACAGTATGCTAAACAAACGAGTAAGTTATCGTTAAATCAGTTAAATGAAGAGACAGCTTGGCAAGTAGTTTCTCGTCTAATGCACCGAGTTTTACCAGTCCTTTTTTGTTTGTTGGCTATATTGTTTTCGGTAGATATGATTAGTAAAGATCGTCAGCATAAGAGTTTAGTAAATGGCTACCCTTTGAGTGTATTTAAACGGCTAATCGCTAAATTGATCATAACGTTTATCGGACTCTTTTTAATGATAATCCCTCTTAGTATCGGGTTTATTTGGATAGGATTACGCCGAGGATTTGGTTCGTTAAGTTTACCATCAAGTTACAGTGTCTTTCCAATTGATGCGGTGTCTAATTTGAATTCAACTTTTTCTAGCGAGACAATTGGTTTGTTTTTAGTGAAGAGTTTCGGTTTGATGGGATTAAGTTGTTTAGCCATTGTATTGTTCACGTTTTTAGTTTCTTTTTGGCTAAAACAAGATTTTATCAATCTTGTCGTGATGGTGTTAATAACATTTTCCAGTCTATTTTATCAACGACATGGATTAGGAGACATATACGCACTTTACTATTCACCAACAAGTTACTTATATAGTGGTGATATAGTATCAGGCTATCAAGGTTTTTTTTGGTCCACCCCGTACCTTACGACAAATCAAGGATACCTTGTCGTTGGAGTGACAGTGTTGTTGTTGATTCTATTACTTAAATTAAGTACCGTAAAAAAACGTCAACTATAA
- a CDS encoding potassium channel family protein, giving the protein MTQQRIKKVYLFTMFILIIISLVVNVINMPHKEMVNMVILAIFALDSFYSLWKTENRKDYLRHHFLDFIAIIPFHHGFRLVKFFPIIMQSIQITSLGQRYFLPVFFKLRETGTGKLFNIFLIIFIFLPLPLLWMEPNINNYEDLIWWEMQTVTTVGYGDIVIQTGLGRLIGGILMVLGVGIISAFTSSLTRSISHSKKSPYQKTDDIIEELLQEKSFSQEDLEVIEAWLELEKKKQQKFSNTIK; this is encoded by the coding sequence ATGACACAACAGCGAATAAAAAAAGTTTATTTGTTTACTATGTTTATTTTAATTATCATCTCATTGGTTGTGAATGTGATTAATATGCCACACAAAGAGATGGTTAATATGGTTATTTTAGCGATATTTGCGCTAGATAGTTTTTATAGTCTATGGAAAACAGAAAATAGAAAAGATTATTTGAGACATCACTTTTTGGATTTTATTGCGATTATTCCGTTTCATCATGGATTTCGTTTGGTTAAGTTTTTTCCAATCATTATGCAAAGTATCCAGATTACGTCTTTAGGTCAACGATATTTCCTCCCAGTTTTTTTCAAGTTAAGAGAAACTGGGACAGGAAAACTGTTTAATATCTTTTTAATTATTTTTATCTTTTTACCCCTTCCTTTATTATGGATGGAGCCTAATATAAATAATTATGAAGATTTGATTTGGTGGGAAATGCAGACTGTTACAACAGTCGGATACGGTGATATTGTCATTCAAACAGGTTTAGGGCGATTGATTGGTGGGATTTTGATGGTTCTTGGTGTCGGCATTATTTCTGCTTTTACAAGTAGTTTGACACGATCTATCAGCCATTCAAAAAAATCACCTTATCAAAAAACAGATGATATCATAGAAGAATTATTGCAGGAAAAATCGTTTAGCCAAGAAGATTTAGAAGTGATTGAAGCTTGGCTAGAATTAGAAAAAAAGAAACAACAAAAATTTAGTAACACAATAAAATGA
- a CDS encoding DUF6020 family protein, which yields MKNIFKSSIVILGQMVIFNKAIQKDRALNSLINSPMLALLAFVGVYILFTYVDRLNSKTSILQKIVSLFFAICTWFMTVYASGIDTINEVINKTVGTVYSIFFILSFFMIIELGQTVLTYYYQNKTKENDAKKPIICLFEKSPFLLAFVILSVIWLLIALSAYPSSFMGDSLSQLKQYFAISPRKAGHPVLSTLFIGNFVKIGRFIGYPNFGLFLYTMTQILFVAGCLAYSINLSYKLTKKSTLLFGITIVLAIIPMVNGTIILATKDIMFSGFFILFMMSLITYFVNHDYYIKHRLFLLMAISVTFMMLFRYNTLHFVGLTLVVYIIGGLVMKKKFYKVTSITSMMILGLIVGTMGNKLLTAVYVEEQPTPNRREMLSLPFQHTARYAKYHDKEVTKHDKDVINKVLDYDSIKMNYDPYRSDVVKATHNEDATSKEMSDYFSVVQKQIVTHPLLAIESVMASHSNLFNVNQSLNGYYYNGVLMSGDENEILNTRKIGIKDNELALKLNSIRVKLYRIFDRLPVLSQLDNYAFYILIMLSVFVMWIRDKKYYLAGMVIPMGAFIGTLIAGPITLGYIRYILPIILVSPFLLVFCLSTKDKEVESQEETTRTRRRR from the coding sequence ATGAAGAATATATTTAAGTCAAGTATAGTTATTTTGGGACAGATGGTTATTTTTAATAAGGCTATACAAAAAGATAGAGCATTAAATAGTCTAATAAATAGCCCAATGCTAGCATTATTGGCGTTTGTAGGAGTTTATATATTATTTACTTATGTGGATAGATTAAATTCAAAAACTAGTATACTTCAAAAAATCGTATCACTGTTTTTTGCAATCTGTACATGGTTTATGACCGTTTATGCAAGCGGTATTGATACGATAAATGAAGTGATTAATAAAACTGTAGGGACGGTTTATTCAATTTTTTTCATATTGTCATTTTTTATGATCATTGAATTAGGACAAACAGTATTGACATATTATTATCAGAATAAAACAAAGGAAAATGATGCTAAAAAGCCCATCATCTGTTTATTTGAAAAATCACCTTTCTTATTAGCTTTTGTTATATTAAGTGTCATATGGCTTTTAATCGCTTTAAGTGCATATCCAAGTAGTTTTATGGGAGATTCTTTAAGCCAGTTAAAACAATATTTTGCTATTAGTCCACGAAAAGCAGGGCATCCTGTATTATCCACTCTCTTTATTGGGAATTTTGTTAAAATTGGTCGCTTTATAGGATATCCTAACTTTGGATTATTTTTGTACACCATGACTCAAATTTTATTTGTTGCAGGTTGTTTAGCCTATTCTATTAACTTGTCTTATAAACTAACTAAAAAATCGACTTTACTTTTTGGAATAACTATTGTACTAGCCATTATTCCAATGGTAAATGGAACCATTATTTTAGCAACGAAAGATATTATGTTTTCAGGCTTTTTTATTTTATTTATGATGAGTTTAATTACGTATTTTGTTAATCATGATTATTATATAAAGCATAGATTATTTCTTTTAATGGCTATTAGTGTGACATTTATGATGTTATTTAGATATAACACTTTACATTTTGTTGGATTAACTTTAGTTGTGTATATTATTGGTGGTTTGGTTATGAAAAAGAAATTCTATAAAGTTACCTCAATTACATCTATGATGATTTTAGGCTTAATTGTTGGAACTATGGGAAATAAACTATTGACAGCTGTCTATGTTGAAGAACAACCAACTCCAAATCGTCGTGAAATGCTTTCTTTACCTTTCCAACATACAGCCAGATATGCTAAATATCATGATAAGGAAGTTACTAAACACGATAAGGATGTAATCAATAAAGTACTAGATTATGATTCAATAAAAATGAATTATGATCCATATAGATCAGATGTCGTTAAGGCAACCCATAATGAGGATGCCACAAGTAAAGAAATGAGTGATTATTTTTCTGTTGTACAAAAACAGATAGTAACCCATCCTTTATTAGCGATTGAATCTGTTATGGCAAGTCATTCTAATTTATTTAATGTGAATCAATCATTAAATGGATATTACTATAACGGTGTATTAATGTCTGGTGATGAGAATGAAATATTAAATACAAGAAAAATTGGTATAAAGGACAATGAGCTAGCGCTAAAACTTAACAGTATTCGTGTTAAACTATATAGAATATTTGATAGATTACCAGTGTTATCGCAATTAGATAATTATGCTTTTTATATTTTAATCATGCTATCAGTCTTTGTGATGTGGATTAGAGATAAAAAATATTACCTAGCTGGAATGGTCATTCCAATGGGGGCTTTTATTGGTACTTTAATAGCCGGTCCAATCACGCTAGGTTATATTCGATATATTTTACCAATTATTTTAGTATCACCATTTTTATTAGTTTTTTGTTTAAGTACTAAAGATAAAGAAGTGGAATCACAAGAGGAGACAACTCGTACACGGAGAAGAAGATGA